The following coding sequences are from one Mugil cephalus isolate CIBA_MC_2020 chromosome 9, CIBA_Mcephalus_1.1, whole genome shotgun sequence window:
- the LOC125013914 gene encoding phosphatidylinositol transfer protein alpha isoform-like: protein MLIKEFRIVLPISVEEYQVGQLYSVAEASKSETGGGEGVEVLVNEPYEKDGEKGQYTHKIYHLQSKVPGVIRVLAPKGSLEVHEKAWNAYPYCRTILTNAYMKDKFMIKIETWHKPDMGDQDNVHGLEKNAWKDTEVIHIDIGDRNSISAKDYNADLDPAIFKSEKTGRGPLTPGWQNELANNPSCPHMCAYKLVTVEFKWTGLQGRMESFIQRVEKRLFNLFHRQLFCWIDKWIDLTMDDIRRMEEETKKELDEMRQNDEVKGTSAED, encoded by the exons ATGCTGATTAAAGAGTT CCGGATTGTCCTGCCCATCTCGGTGGAGGAG TACCAAGTGGGGCAGCTGTACTCGGTAGCAGAGGCCAGTAAGAGTGAGAcgggtggaggagaaggtgtgGAGGTGCTGGTCAACGAGCCCTATgagaaggatggagagaaggGACAGTACACCCACAAGATCTACCACCTGCAGAG TAAAGTACCGGGTGTGATCCGTGTGCTCGCTCCCAAAGGTTCTCTCGAGGTTCACGAGAAGGCCTGGAACGCGTATCCCTACTGTCGAACCA TCCTTACA AACGCCTACATGAAAGACAAGTTCATGATTAAGATCGAGACATGGCACAAGCCGGATATGGGGGATCAGGACAAT GTACATGGACTTGAAAAGAATGCGTGGAAAGACACTGAGGTTATTCACATTGACATTGGGGATAGAAATTCTATAAGTGCAAAG GACTACAACGCAGATCTGGATCCAGCCATCTTTAAGTCAGAGAAGACCGGTAGAGGGCCTCTGACACCAGGCTGGCAG AACGAACTCGCCAACAACCCCAGCTGTCCACACATGTGCGCGTATAAGCTAGTGACCGTTGAATTTAAGTGGACAGGACTACAGGGCAGGATGGAAAGTTTCATCCAAAGG GTGGAGAAGCGTTTGTTCAACCTCTTCCACAGACAACTGTTCTGCTGGATCGACAAATGGATTGACCTGACGATGGACGATATACGACgcatggaggaggagacgaagaAAGAGCTGGATGAG ATGAGGCAGAACGATGAAGTTAAAGGCACGTCAGCTGAGGATTGA